In one window of Micromonospora cathayae DNA:
- a CDS encoding glycosyl hydrolase family 95 catalytic domain-containing protein has product MPDVTRRHVLKAGAAGAGGALLPVPLLTAAQADPAAPVQVNAADDLALWYDEAAGTDWLRALPIGNGRLGAMVFGNVDQERLQLNEDTVWAGGPYESSNPRGAGALAEIRRLVFANQWTQAQNLINQNMLGNPAGQLAYQPVGNLRISFGSATASEYRRQLDLATATCSVTYLAGGVRYRREVIASAPDQVIAVRLTADRAGSISFSAVFDSPQRTTISSPDSRTVAVDGTSGSMEGVTGQVRFLALARVVADGGTVSSSAGTLRVTGATSVTVLVSIGTSYVNYRNVGGDYQGIARRHLDAAQARSWDDLRSRHVADYQALFNRVSIDLGRTSAADQTTDVRIAQHAAVNDPQFSALLFQYGRYLLISSSRPGTQPANLQGIWNDSMTPSWDSKYTVNVNLPMNYWPANTTNLSECHQPVFAMISDLAVAGARTAQVQYNAPGWVTHHNTDAWRGSSVVDGAFWGMWQTGGAWLATMIWDHYLFTGDVEFLRTYYPAMKGAVQFFLATLVTEPTLGYLVTNPSNSPELGHHPDASVCAGPTMDNQILRDLFDGCARASEILGVDADFRTQVRATRQRLAPMKVGSRGNVMEWLYDWVEPERTHRHVSHLYGLHPSNQITRRGTPQLFEAAKRTLELRGDDGTGWSLAWKINFWARLEDGARAHKLVRDLVRTDRLAPNMFDLHPPFQIDGNFGATSGIAEMLVQSHAGELHILPALPSAWPAGQVSGLRGRGGYTVGVTWSSGQATEILIRADRAGTVNVRGRAFTGTFQVVDTTSGAAVTVTKPETDVIALPAQAGRTYRVTAAVTPQPAGYVRIGNAATGLVLDSGGTVASGSNLKQWNWDGSNNLQWQLVDVGSGWYRIVNRTNGMVLDSWGNTANGANVRQAAWSGGNNQQWRLADAGGGRYQIVNRGTGTALDGMGSTTAGSAVCLWAPNTSPNNQWTVTTV; this is encoded by the coding sequence ATGCCAGACGTAACCCGACGGCACGTGCTCAAAGCCGGAGCAGCAGGCGCGGGAGGCGCCCTGCTGCCGGTGCCGCTGCTGACCGCCGCCCAGGCCGACCCGGCCGCGCCGGTGCAGGTGAACGCCGCCGACGACCTGGCGCTCTGGTACGACGAAGCCGCCGGCACGGACTGGCTGCGTGCCCTGCCGATCGGCAACGGCCGCCTCGGCGCCATGGTGTTCGGCAACGTCGACCAGGAGCGGCTGCAACTCAACGAGGACACCGTCTGGGCCGGCGGCCCGTACGAATCCAGCAACCCCCGGGGCGCGGGCGCGCTGGCGGAGATCCGGCGACTGGTCTTCGCCAACCAGTGGACCCAGGCCCAGAACCTGATCAACCAGAACATGCTCGGCAACCCGGCCGGTCAACTGGCGTACCAGCCGGTCGGGAACCTCCGGATCAGCTTCGGCAGCGCCACCGCGTCGGAGTACCGCCGGCAGCTCGACCTCGCCACCGCCACCTGCTCGGTCACCTACCTCGCGGGCGGCGTCCGGTATCGGCGCGAGGTGATCGCCAGCGCGCCGGACCAGGTGATCGCGGTACGGCTGACCGCCGACCGGGCCGGCTCGATCAGTTTCTCGGCGGTCTTCGACAGCCCGCAGCGTACGACGATCTCCAGCCCGGACAGCCGGACGGTGGCCGTGGACGGCACCTCCGGCAGCATGGAGGGCGTCACCGGCCAGGTCCGGTTCCTGGCGCTGGCCCGGGTCGTCGCCGACGGCGGCACCGTCAGCAGTTCCGCCGGGACGCTGCGGGTGACCGGCGCCACCAGCGTGACCGTGCTGGTCTCCATCGGCACCAGCTACGTCAACTACCGCAACGTGGGCGGCGACTACCAGGGCATCGCCCGCCGGCACCTGGACGCCGCGCAGGCCCGGAGCTGGGACGACCTGCGTAGCCGGCACGTGGCCGACTACCAGGCGCTGTTCAACCGGGTCTCGATCGATCTCGGCCGCACCTCGGCGGCCGACCAGACGACCGACGTGCGGATCGCCCAGCACGCCGCCGTCAACGACCCGCAGTTCTCCGCGCTGCTGTTCCAGTACGGCCGGTACCTGCTGATCTCCTCGTCCCGGCCGGGCACCCAGCCGGCGAACCTCCAGGGCATCTGGAACGACTCGATGACCCCGTCGTGGGACTCGAAGTACACCGTCAACGTCAACCTGCCGATGAACTACTGGCCGGCCAACACGACGAACCTGTCCGAGTGCCACCAGCCGGTGTTCGCCATGATCAGCGACCTGGCGGTGGCCGGCGCGCGTACCGCCCAGGTGCAGTACAACGCCCCGGGCTGGGTCACCCACCACAACACCGACGCCTGGCGGGGCTCCTCCGTGGTGGACGGCGCGTTCTGGGGGATGTGGCAGACCGGTGGCGCGTGGCTGGCCACGATGATCTGGGACCACTACCTGTTCACCGGGGACGTCGAGTTCCTGCGGACGTACTACCCGGCGATGAAGGGCGCGGTCCAGTTCTTCCTGGCCACGCTGGTCACCGAGCCGACCCTCGGCTACCTGGTCACCAACCCGTCCAACTCGCCGGAGCTGGGCCACCACCCGGACGCCAGCGTCTGTGCCGGCCCGACCATGGACAACCAGATCCTGCGGGACCTGTTCGACGGTTGTGCCCGGGCCAGCGAGATCCTGGGCGTGGACGCCGACTTCCGGACCCAGGTCCGGGCCACCAGGCAGCGGCTGGCCCCGATGAAGGTCGGTTCCCGGGGCAACGTCATGGAGTGGCTCTACGACTGGGTGGAGCCGGAGCGGACCCACCGGCACGTCTCCCACCTGTACGGCCTGCACCCGAGCAACCAGATCACCCGGCGTGGCACCCCACAGCTGTTCGAGGCCGCCAAGCGCACCCTCGAGCTGCGCGGGGACGACGGCACCGGCTGGTCCCTCGCCTGGAAGATCAACTTCTGGGCCCGGTTGGAGGACGGCGCGCGGGCCCACAAGCTGGTCCGGGACCTGGTCCGGACCGACCGGCTGGCGCCGAACATGTTCGACCTGCACCCGCCGTTCCAGATCGACGGCAACTTCGGCGCGACCTCGGGTATCGCCGAGATGCTGGTGCAGAGCCACGCAGGCGAGCTGCACATCCTGCCGGCGCTGCCGAGCGCCTGGCCGGCCGGGCAGGTGTCGGGGCTGCGCGGCCGCGGCGGCTACACCGTCGGGGTGACCTGGAGCAGCGGCCAGGCCACCGAGATCCTGATCCGGGCCGACCGGGCCGGCACCGTCAACGTGCGCGGCCGGGCGTTCACCGGCACCTTCCAGGTGGTCGACACGACCAGCGGCGCGGCCGTCACCGTCACCAAGCCGGAGACCGACGTGATCGCCCTGCCCGCCCAGGCCGGCCGCACCTACCGGGTGACGGCCGCGGTCACCCCCCAACCCGCCGGGTACGTCCGGATCGGCAACGCCGCCACCGGTCTGGTCCTGGACAGCGGCGGCACCGTCGCCTCCGGGTCGAACCTGAAGCAGTGGAACTGGGACGGCAGCAACAACCTCCAGTGGCAGCTGGTCGACGTGGGGAGCGGCTGGTACCGCATCGTCAACCGCACCAACGGCATGGTGCTGGACAGCTGGGGCAACACCGCCAACGGGGCCAACGTCCGCCAGGCCGCCTGGAGCGGCGGCAACAACCAGCAGTGGCGTCTCGCCGACGCCGGCGGCGGTCGGTACCAGATCGTCAACCGGGGCACCGGCACCGCCCTGGACGGCATGGGCAGCACCACCGCCGGCTCCGCGGTCTGCCTGTGGGCGCCGAACACCAGCCCCAACAACCAGTGGACCGTCACCACCGTGTGA
- a CDS encoding glycoside hydrolase family 27 protein, giving the protein MSVLAVTLTSAVVDGIVSPRPAQALNNGVGRTPPMGWNSWNTFGCNINETLIKQMADAIVNSGMRDLGYKYVVVDDCWMNSTRDAQGNLQANPSRFPSGMKALGDYLHAKGLLFGIYQAPLDKTCAQYFNSYPGATGALGHEAQDARQFAAWGVDYLKYDWCSPTGTINEQVSRFALMRDALAATGRPILYSINSNSIHEKTGPMRNWGDVAHIWRTTEDITNTWDSGQTNGYPMGIQNIVNVNVPLAHYAAPGSFNDPDMMEVGNGGMTDTEMRSHFSLWTIMAAPLIAGNDIRSMSSATQTILKNANLIAINQDTLGLQAVQVSNDGTRRVLAKRLANGDVAVALFNQGSSTTTVSTTAAAIGKSGSSFTLLDAWTNATSTTTGAISASVPAHGTVVYRVSGGGTVTPPTTFRLRSESSGRCLDVDNAGTANGTGTLIWDCHSNANQQFTQNGQTLQVLGKCLDVPTTATAGTRVQIWDCNGGNQQQWTFNGNGTISNVRFPNLCLDVNNGGTTNGTTVLLWNCHGGTNQRWTRA; this is encoded by the coding sequence ATGAGTGTCCTGGCGGTGACGCTCACGTCGGCCGTCGTCGACGGAATCGTGTCGCCCCGCCCGGCCCAGGCGTTGAACAACGGCGTGGGCCGTACCCCACCGATGGGGTGGAACAGCTGGAACACGTTCGGCTGCAACATCAACGAGACGTTGATCAAGCAGATGGCCGACGCCATCGTCAACTCCGGCATGCGCGACCTGGGCTACAAGTACGTGGTGGTCGACGACTGCTGGATGAACTCGACGCGGGACGCGCAGGGCAACCTCCAGGCCAACCCCAGCCGGTTCCCCAGCGGCATGAAGGCCCTCGGTGACTACCTGCACGCCAAGGGCCTGCTGTTCGGCATCTACCAGGCGCCGCTGGACAAGACCTGCGCCCAGTACTTCAACTCGTACCCGGGGGCGACCGGCGCGCTCGGCCACGAGGCCCAGGACGCCCGCCAGTTCGCCGCCTGGGGCGTGGACTACCTGAAGTACGACTGGTGCTCGCCCACCGGGACGATCAACGAGCAGGTGTCGCGGTTCGCCCTGATGCGCGACGCCCTCGCGGCCACCGGCCGGCCGATCCTCTACAGCATCAACTCGAACAGCATCCACGAGAAGACCGGCCCGATGCGCAACTGGGGCGACGTGGCCCACATCTGGCGCACCACCGAGGACATCACCAACACCTGGGACTCGGGCCAGACCAACGGCTACCCGATGGGCATCCAGAACATCGTCAACGTCAACGTGCCGCTGGCCCACTACGCCGCACCGGGATCGTTCAACGACCCGGACATGATGGAGGTCGGCAACGGTGGCATGACCGACACCGAGATGCGTTCGCACTTCTCGCTCTGGACGATCATGGCGGCCCCGCTGATCGCCGGCAACGACATCCGCTCGATGTCCTCGGCCACCCAGACCATCCTGAAGAACGCGAACCTCATCGCGATCAACCAGGACACCCTGGGGCTCCAGGCCGTCCAGGTCTCCAACGACGGCACCCGACGCGTCCTGGCCAAGCGCCTGGCCAACGGGGACGTCGCGGTGGCCCTGTTCAACCAGGGCAGCAGCACCACCACGGTCTCCACCACGGCGGCGGCGATCGGTAAGAGCGGCAGCTCGTTCACCCTCCTCGACGCGTGGACCAACGCCACCTCCACCACCACCGGGGCTATCTCCGCCAGCGTGCCGGCGCACGGCACGGTGGTGTACCGGGTCAGCGGCGGCGGGACGGTCACCCCGCCGACCACGTTCCGGCTGCGCAGCGAGTCCAGCGGTCGGTGCCTGGACGTCGACAACGCCGGCACCGCCAACGGCACCGGCACCCTGATCTGGGACTGCCACAGCAACGCCAACCAGCAGTTCACCCAGAACGGCCAGACCCTCCAGGTCCTCGGCAAGTGCCTGGACGTCCCCACCACCGCCACCGCCGGCACCCGGGTGCAGATCTGGGACTGCAACGGCGGCAACCAGCAGCAGTGGACGTTCAACGGCAACGGCACCATCAGCAACGTCCGCTTCCCGAACCTCTGCCTCGACGTCAACAACGGTGGCACCACCAACGGCACCACCGTCCTCCTCTGGAACTGCCACGGCGGCACCAACCAGCGGTGGACCCGGGCCTGA
- a CDS encoding family 43 glycosylhydrolase, whose protein sequence is MVALDGVSRAVPRRRGWWTRVAAAAVALLVGGTLVAVNTSPAAAATVDTNAWYVLVNRNSGKALDVYNLSTADGGRITQWTRNNGNQQQWQFVDSGGGYYRVKSRHSGKVLDVNAASTANGAAVNQWTDTNGTNQQWRLADSDGGHVRLINRNSNKALEVQNASTADGANIVQYDDWGGTNQQWQFVRVDGGTTPTTPPPSGGTYTNPVVWQDFADVEVIRVDNVYYMTASTMHYSPGAPILRSYDLVNWEFAGHAVPKLEFGTKYDLTNGQKAYVNGIWASTLNYRPSNRTYYWAGCIDFARTYIYTAAAVDGQWNQHAQINNCYYDAGMLIDDNDTMYVAYGNGTISVAQLSADGKTQVRAQQVFQTPSNVGTLEGARFYKRNGSYYIWLTRPANGQYVLKANNPWGPYEMRQVLLNMPGPISGGGVPHQGGLVQTQNGDWYYMAFVDAYPGGRMPALAPITWTGDGWPQVQTVNGAWGTTYPKPNLPAPPRAVKPLTGADTFAGTTLGPQYEWNHNPDTTRYSVNNGLRLQAATVTNDLYRARNTLTHRIQGPSSTGTIELDYSTMRDGDRAGLAVLRNSSAWIGVRRDNGTTRVVMTNGLTMDGSWNTTGTGTEIASAAVSGGRIWLRANADIRPGSGRQARFSYSTDGVTFVSLGNALTLDSNWQFFMGYRFGMFNYATQALGGSVTVRRFELTTP, encoded by the coding sequence ATGGTGGCCTTGGATGGGGTATCACGCGCCGTGCCACGGCGGCGCGGCTGGTGGACGCGGGTCGCCGCCGCAGCGGTGGCGCTGCTGGTGGGCGGCACGCTCGTCGCGGTGAACACGTCGCCGGCCGCCGCCGCGACGGTCGACACCAACGCGTGGTACGTGCTGGTGAACCGCAACAGCGGCAAGGCTCTCGACGTGTACAACCTGTCCACGGCCGACGGTGGTCGGATCACGCAGTGGACGCGGAACAACGGTAACCAGCAGCAGTGGCAGTTCGTGGACTCCGGGGGCGGCTACTACCGGGTCAAGTCCCGGCACTCCGGCAAGGTCCTGGACGTCAACGCCGCGTCGACGGCCAACGGCGCGGCGGTCAACCAGTGGACCGACACTAACGGCACCAACCAGCAGTGGCGGCTCGCCGACTCCGACGGCGGGCACGTCCGCCTGATCAACCGCAACAGCAACAAGGCCCTGGAGGTACAGAACGCCTCCACCGCCGACGGCGCCAACATCGTCCAGTACGACGACTGGGGCGGCACCAACCAGCAGTGGCAGTTCGTCCGGGTCGACGGCGGCACCACCCCCACCACCCCGCCGCCCAGCGGCGGCACCTACACCAACCCGGTGGTCTGGCAGGACTTCGCCGACGTCGAGGTCATCCGGGTCGACAACGTCTACTACATGACGGCGTCGACGATGCACTACTCGCCGGGCGCGCCGATCCTGCGCTCGTACGACCTGGTGAACTGGGAGTTCGCCGGGCATGCGGTACCGAAGCTGGAATTCGGCACCAAGTACGACCTGACCAACGGGCAGAAGGCCTACGTCAACGGGATCTGGGCGTCCACGCTCAACTACCGGCCCAGCAACCGGACGTACTACTGGGCCGGCTGCATCGACTTCGCCCGGACCTACATCTACACGGCCGCGGCCGTGGACGGGCAGTGGAACCAGCACGCCCAGATCAACAACTGCTACTACGACGCCGGCATGCTGATCGACGACAACGACACCATGTACGTCGCGTACGGCAACGGCACGATCAGCGTGGCCCAGCTGTCCGCCGACGGGAAGACCCAGGTGCGGGCGCAGCAGGTGTTCCAGACGCCGTCGAACGTCGGCACCCTGGAGGGCGCGCGCTTCTACAAGCGCAACGGCAGCTACTACATCTGGCTGACCCGCCCGGCCAACGGCCAGTACGTGCTGAAGGCGAACAACCCGTGGGGCCCGTACGAGATGCGCCAGGTGCTGCTGAACATGCCCGGCCCGATCTCCGGCGGTGGGGTACCCCACCAGGGCGGCCTCGTGCAGACCCAGAACGGCGACTGGTACTACATGGCCTTCGTGGACGCGTACCCCGGTGGCCGGATGCCGGCCCTGGCCCCGATCACCTGGACCGGCGACGGCTGGCCGCAGGTGCAGACGGTCAACGGCGCCTGGGGCACCACCTACCCGAAGCCGAACCTGCCCGCTCCGCCGCGCGCGGTGAAGCCGCTGACCGGCGCCGACACCTTCGCCGGCACCACCCTCGGCCCGCAGTACGAGTGGAACCACAACCCGGACACCACCCGGTACTCGGTGAACAACGGGCTGCGGTTGCAGGCCGCCACGGTCACCAACGACCTCTACCGGGCCCGCAACACGCTGACCCACCGGATCCAGGGGCCGTCCTCGACCGGCACCATCGAACTGGACTACTCGACGATGCGCGACGGCGACCGCGCCGGGCTGGCGGTGCTCCGTAACTCCTCGGCCTGGATCGGCGTCAGACGGGACAACGGCACCACCCGGGTGGTGATGACCAACGGGCTGACCATGGACGGCAGTTGGAACACCACCGGCACCGGCACCGAGATCGCCAGCGCGGCCGTCTCCGGCGGCCGGATCTGGTTGCGGGCCAACGCCGACATCAGGCCCGGCTCCGGCCGGCAGGCCCGGTTCTCGTACAGCACCGACGGGGTCACCTTCGTCTCCCTGGGCAACGCCCTGACCCTCGACAGCAACTGGCAGTTCTTCATGGGCTACCGGTTCGGCATGTTCAACTACGCCACCCAGGCCCTGGGCGGCTCGGTCACCGTACGGCGTTTCGAACTCACCACGCCGTGA
- a CDS encoding LacI family DNA-binding transcriptional regulator — MTDVARLAGVSHQTVSRVLNGHPNVREQTRLRVQAAIAELGYRPNRAARALVTGRSQVIGVVTQSTTLYGPASLLAALEQAAAEAGFAVSVGSVRDLDHRSISAAVERHLAHRVAGVVVIAPVESAGAALERLPKDVPLVTIDGDPRRPVPLVTVDQAAGARAATAHLLDAGHRTVWHVSGPPDWFDSAGRIEGWREALLAAGAEIPPVVPADWSSAAGYRCGQMLARMPEVTAVFTANDHLALGVLRALYEHGRRVPDDISVVGFDDVPEAAYFIPPLTTVRPDFAAVARASLEMLLTQIESDSGGALRRTIAPTLVARRSVAAPPRR; from the coding sequence ATGACGGACGTGGCCCGGCTGGCCGGAGTCTCCCATCAGACCGTGTCACGGGTGCTGAACGGGCATCCCAACGTGCGCGAGCAGACCCGGCTGCGGGTGCAGGCGGCCATCGCCGAGCTCGGCTACCGCCCGAACCGGGCGGCCCGCGCGCTGGTCACCGGCCGGTCCCAGGTGATCGGGGTGGTCACCCAGAGCACCACGCTGTACGGTCCGGCCTCCCTCCTCGCCGCCCTCGAACAGGCCGCCGCCGAGGCCGGCTTCGCCGTCAGCGTGGGCAGTGTCCGTGACCTGGACCACCGGTCGATCTCCGCGGCGGTCGAGCGGCACCTGGCGCACCGGGTCGCCGGGGTGGTCGTCATCGCGCCGGTCGAGTCGGCCGGGGCGGCCCTGGAGCGCCTCCCGAAGGACGTACCGCTGGTGACCATCGACGGCGACCCGCGCCGACCGGTGCCGCTGGTCACCGTCGACCAGGCCGCCGGCGCCCGGGCCGCCACCGCGCACCTGCTCGACGCGGGCCACCGTACGGTCTGGCACGTGTCCGGCCCGCCGGACTGGTTCGACAGCGCCGGCCGCATCGAGGGGTGGCGGGAGGCGTTGCTCGCGGCGGGAGCGGAGATCCCACCCGTGGTGCCGGCGGACTGGTCCTCGGCGGCCGGGTACCGGTGCGGGCAGATGCTCGCCCGGATGCCCGAGGTCACGGCGGTCTTCACCGCCAACGACCACCTCGCCCTCGGGGTGCTGCGCGCCCTGTACGAGCACGGCCGACGGGTGCCGGACGACATCAGCGTCGTCGGCTTCGACGACGTGCCGGAGGCCGCGTACTTCATTCCGCCGCTGACCACGGTCCGGCCGGATTTCGCCGCGGTGGCCCGGGCGAGCCTGGAGATGCTGCTGACCCAGATCGAGTCGGACAGCGGCGGTGCGTTGCGTCGGACCATCGCGCCGACCCTGGTCGCCCGCCGCAGTGTCGCCGCGCCACCCCGCCGCTGA
- a CDS encoding cellulose binding domain-containing protein, whose amino-acid sequence MPAPARPSAVTGAWSAQASGTSGTVNFGNVDYNGQLSAGASTEFGFQGTGVGPSGTPACTAS is encoded by the coding sequence GTGCCAGCGCCGGCACGACCCTCGGCGGTCACCGGTGCCTGGAGCGCCCAGGCGAGCGGCACCTCCGGCACGGTGAACTTCGGCAACGTCGACTACAACGGCCAGCTCTCCGCCGGGGCCAGCACCGAGTTCGGCTTCCAGGGCACCGGGGTCGGCCCGTCCGGTACCCCCGCCTGCACGGCGAGCTGA
- a CDS encoding beta-L-arabinofuranosidase domain-containing protein — translation MPFPQLSRRHLLQAAGAVTVASAVGPAIAGSPAQAALAPVRPDLGVSAYPFELGQVRLTTSRWLDNQNRTLNYLRFVDVNRMLYNFRANHRLSTNGAAANGGWDAPNFPFRTHMQGHFLTAWAQMWAVLGDTTCRDKANQMVAELAKCQANNAAAGFNTGYLSGFPESDFTALEARTLTNGNVPYYVIHKTMAGLLDVWRYIGNNQARDVLLALAGWVDWRTGRLTSSQMQAMLGTEFGGMNAVLTDIYQQTGDARWLTAAQRFDHAAVFNPLAANQDQLNGLHANTQVPKWIGAAREFKATGTTRYRDIASNAWNFTVNDHTYAIGGNSQAEHFRPPDAIAGYLRNDTCEHCNTYNMLKLTRELWVLDPNRAAYFDFYERALLNHIIGAQNPADSHGHITYFTPLNPGGRRGVGPAWGGGTWSTDYNSFWCCQGTGVEVNTALMDSIYFHNGNTLTVNLYLPSVLNWSQRGITVTQTTSFPVSDTSTLTVTGSVSGSWTMRLRIPAWTSGATVSVNGVAQDVAAAPGTYASLTRSWSSGDTVTVRLPMRVVVEPANDNPNVVAVAYGPVVLSGNYGNTTLSALPALATSSVTRTGSTSLAFTATANGATVNLGPFYDAHGHNYTVYWSASGQTGGGNASFRLVNAASGLVLGIQNMSTADGGRALQWGDTGTADHDWELIVDGAAVRFRNVNSGKVLGVENMSTADNAAVLQWADNGTADHRWTVTDVGDGSHKIRNANSSKLLGILNGSTAQGAQAVQDPDNGTPDNQWRFVPNGARRIQNLASGLVLGVQNMSTTDGGLVVQWGDTGTADHLWTAVVDSGGYLRLRNTHSSKVLGVENGSSAAGARVVQWADNGASDHRWRLRYGRNGYFRIQCANGGRVLGVTGGSTAQGAQVVIADDSGANDTLWRFI, via the coding sequence GTGCCGTTTCCCCAGCTCAGCCGCCGTCACCTGTTGCAGGCCGCCGGCGCCGTCACCGTCGCGTCGGCGGTCGGACCCGCGATCGCCGGTTCCCCCGCGCAGGCCGCTCTCGCCCCGGTCCGCCCGGACCTGGGCGTCTCCGCGTACCCGTTCGAACTCGGCCAGGTCCGGCTCACCACGAGCCGGTGGCTCGACAACCAGAACCGGACCCTGAACTACCTGCGCTTCGTCGACGTCAACCGGATGCTCTACAACTTCCGGGCCAACCACCGGCTGTCCACCAACGGCGCCGCGGCCAACGGTGGCTGGGACGCCCCGAACTTCCCCTTCCGTACCCACATGCAGGGGCACTTCCTGACCGCGTGGGCGCAGATGTGGGCGGTGCTCGGTGACACCACCTGCCGGGACAAGGCCAACCAGATGGTCGCCGAGCTGGCCAAGTGCCAGGCCAACAACGCCGCCGCCGGTTTCAACACCGGTTACCTCTCCGGTTTCCCCGAGTCCGACTTCACCGCGCTGGAAGCGCGTACGTTGACCAACGGCAACGTGCCCTACTACGTCATCCACAAGACCATGGCCGGGCTGCTCGACGTGTGGCGGTACATCGGCAACAACCAGGCCCGGGACGTGCTCCTGGCGCTCGCCGGCTGGGTCGACTGGCGGACCGGCCGGCTCACCTCCAGCCAGATGCAGGCCATGCTGGGCACCGAGTTCGGCGGCATGAACGCCGTACTGACCGACATCTACCAGCAGACCGGCGACGCCCGCTGGCTGACCGCCGCCCAGCGGTTCGACCACGCCGCCGTGTTCAACCCCCTGGCCGCCAATCAGGACCAGCTCAACGGGCTGCACGCCAACACCCAGGTGCCCAAGTGGATCGGCGCGGCCCGGGAGTTCAAGGCCACCGGCACCACCCGGTACCGGGACATCGCGTCGAACGCCTGGAACTTCACCGTCAACGACCACACCTACGCCATCGGCGGCAACAGCCAGGCGGAGCACTTCCGGCCCCCGGACGCGATCGCCGGATACCTGCGCAACGACACCTGCGAGCACTGCAACACGTACAACATGCTCAAGCTGACCCGGGAGCTGTGGGTGCTCGACCCGAACCGGGCGGCGTACTTCGACTTCTACGAGCGGGCCCTGCTCAACCACATCATCGGGGCGCAGAACCCGGCGGACAGCCACGGGCACATCACCTACTTCACCCCGCTGAACCCGGGCGGCCGCCGGGGTGTCGGGCCGGCCTGGGGCGGCGGCACCTGGAGCACCGACTACAACTCCTTCTGGTGCTGCCAGGGCACCGGTGTGGAGGTCAACACGGCCCTGATGGACTCCATCTACTTCCACAACGGCAACACGCTGACCGTGAACCTGTACCTGCCGTCGGTGCTGAACTGGTCGCAGCGCGGGATCACCGTCACCCAGACCACCAGCTTCCCGGTCAGCGACACCAGCACGCTCACCGTGACCGGCAGCGTCAGCGGATCGTGGACCATGCGGCTGCGCATCCCGGCCTGGACCAGCGGGGCGACGGTCAGCGTCAACGGCGTGGCGCAGGACGTCGCCGCCGCGCCCGGCACGTACGCGTCGCTCACCCGGTCCTGGTCCTCCGGCGACACGGTCACCGTGCGGCTGCCGATGCGGGTCGTGGTGGAACCGGCGAACGACAACCCGAACGTGGTGGCCGTCGCCTACGGCCCGGTGGTGCTGTCCGGCAACTACGGCAACACCACCCTCAGCGCGCTGCCGGCATTGGCCACCTCCTCGGTCACCCGGACCGGCAGCACCTCGCTGGCCTTCACCGCCACCGCCAACGGGGCCACCGTCAACCTCGGCCCCTTCTACGACGCCCACGGGCACAACTACACCGTCTACTGGAGCGCCAGCGGGCAGACCGGCGGCGGCAACGCCAGCTTCCGGCTGGTCAACGCGGCCAGCGGGCTGGTGCTGGGCATCCAGAACATGTCCACCGCCGACGGCGGCCGGGCGTTGCAGTGGGGCGACACCGGCACCGCCGACCACGACTGGGAACTGATCGTCGACGGCGCGGCGGTCCGGTTCCGCAACGTCAACAGCGGCAAGGTGCTCGGCGTGGAGAACATGTCCACCGCCGACAACGCCGCCGTGCTCCAGTGGGCCGACAACGGCACCGCCGACCACCGGTGGACGGTCACCGACGTCGGCGACGGCTCCCACAAGATCCGCAACGCCAACAGCAGCAAGCTGCTCGGCATCCTCAACGGTTCCACCGCGCAGGGCGCGCAGGCGGTGCAGGACCCGGACAACGGGACGCCGGACAACCAGTGGCGGTTCGTCCCCAACGGGGCCCGGCGGATCCAGAACCTGGCCAGCGGCCTCGTGCTCGGCGTACAGAACATGTCCACCACCGACGGCGGGCTGGTGGTCCAGTGGGGTGACACCGGCACGGCCGACCACCTCTGGACCGCCGTCGTCGACTCCGGGGGCTACCTGCGGCTGCGCAACACGCACAGCAGCAAGGTGCTCGGGGTGGAGAACGGCAGCAGCGCCGCCGGCGCCCGGGTGGTGCAGTGGGCCGACAACGGCGCCAGCGACCACCGCTGGCGGCTGCGGTACGGCCGCAACGGCTACTTCCGCATCCAGTGCGCCAACGGCGGCCGGGTCCTCGGCGTCACCGGCGGTTCCACCGCCCAGGGCGCCCAGGTCGTCATCGCCGACGACAGCGGCGCGAACGACACGCTCTGGCGGTTTATCTGA